In the genome of Salinispirillum sp. LH 10-3-1, one region contains:
- a CDS encoding glycerate kinase produces MTDTDNRRLLRQLFDAALAVAQPSQCLHHFLPPPVKGRTIVIGAGKASAAMAAALEAHWPDEDLSGLVVTRYGYAVPCKHIEIIEAAHPVPDEAGLVAAQRILSLVQGLTADDQVIMLISGGGSALLPLPADGVTLADKQAISHALLKSGATIKDINTVRRHLSAIKGGRLAAACYPAKVVNLLISDVPGDDPAAIASGPSLGDATTCKDALAIIDHFSIAVPPAAREGLASGRYESVKPDDKRLQNVTTHLVATPQRSLEAAANAARAHGVTPLILGDSIEGEAREVGKVMAGIARQVVTFQQPLPTPCVLLSGGETTVTVRGKGNGGRNVELLLAMAIDLAALPGVSALAADTDGVDGQSEIAGAIVTPDTLFRASRLGINALDYLSNNDGHGFFQALGDSVITGPTLTNVNDFRAILIR; encoded by the coding sequence ATGACCGACACCGACAACCGCAGATTGCTGCGCCAACTCTTTGATGCAGCACTCGCAGTAGCACAGCCCAGCCAATGCTTACACCATTTTTTGCCGCCCCCGGTAAAGGGTCGCACGATCGTAATAGGCGCCGGCAAAGCATCCGCTGCGATGGCTGCGGCGCTGGAAGCACATTGGCCAGACGAGGATCTGTCCGGCCTAGTGGTGACTCGTTATGGTTATGCGGTGCCATGCAAGCACATTGAGATCATAGAAGCTGCACACCCAGTACCGGACGAAGCAGGACTGGTTGCCGCACAACGCATATTATCCCTAGTGCAAGGGCTGACCGCGGACGACCAAGTTATTATGTTGATCTCCGGCGGTGGATCGGCACTGCTGCCTCTGCCCGCGGATGGCGTAACCCTGGCGGACAAGCAAGCCATTAGCCACGCCTTGCTAAAATCGGGTGCCACCATAAAGGACATCAATACCGTACGACGGCATCTGTCGGCTATTAAAGGGGGTCGGCTTGCCGCTGCCTGTTATCCCGCGAAAGTCGTCAATTTATTGATCTCGGACGTGCCCGGTGACGATCCGGCTGCAATTGCATCCGGCCCGTCACTAGGGGACGCCACAACCTGCAAAGATGCTCTCGCAATTATCGATCACTTCAGCATTGCCGTCCCGCCAGCTGCGCGTGAAGGCCTAGCCAGCGGCCGGTACGAGTCGGTTAAGCCCGACGACAAGCGCTTACAGAATGTCACCACGCATTTGGTTGCAACACCTCAAAGATCACTAGAGGCGGCAGCGAATGCAGCTCGCGCGCATGGCGTTACCCCTCTTATTTTAGGCGACAGCATTGAGGGCGAAGCCCGAGAAGTCGGCAAGGTAATGGCCGGCATAGCACGCCAAGTCGTTACCTTTCAACAACCACTGCCAACGCCCTGTGTACTGTTATCTGGCGGAGAAACCACGGTCACCGTAAGAGGTAAGGGTAATGGTGGCCGTAATGTGGAGCTGCTGCTTGCCATGGCCATCGATTTGGCGGCTTTGCCCGGGGTATCGGCACTGGCCGCTGATACAGATGGCGTGGATGGTCAGTCTGAGATAGCAGGCGCCATCGTTACGCCCGACACGCTATTCCGCGCTTCACGCCTCGGCATTAATGCCTTGGATTATTTGTCCAATAACGACGGCCACGGTTTCTTTCAAGCCCTGGGGGATTCCGTTATTACCGGCCCCACCCTCACTAACGTGAATGACTTCCGCGCGATCCTTATCCGATAA
- a CDS encoding MFS transporter — MTLDRRFFLTVFLPFALGYYLSFFFRIVNGVIAEPVALELGLGPASLGWIGSAYFLFFAAAQLPLGVLLDRYDTRNVASLILLIAAAGALVFAFAQTPFMLWLGRGLIGLGVSACLMAAFRAYVALLPADRLPLVNGLQLACGGLGAITATAPVEILLPLIGWRGLFVGLACVTLLIAVLVRLRVPRIIQHDGPKAALGDQIRGSLSVFASPIFLRVAPASVLNQAIFIAMLGLWAAVWLREVEQLTPSNTADMLFWAATGMALGYMTLGGLSSWLLKYRIATTQVAMFCMTMFFVAMLLLIFRAPVSDIPLWFLLGYFGSSGSLMYAALTRQFPVELAGRVNTALNLLLFVCAFLLQWLMGVVVGLWEPDATGQYPVVAYQASFAVCAVAQGLSLLWFKFWRRNRV, encoded by the coding sequence GTGACTCTGGATAGACGCTTTTTTCTGACGGTATTCCTGCCTTTTGCGTTGGGTTATTACCTGTCGTTTTTCTTTCGCATCGTGAATGGTGTTATTGCCGAACCTGTCGCTTTGGAGCTGGGTCTTGGCCCGGCGAGCCTGGGTTGGATCGGCAGTGCGTACTTCCTGTTTTTCGCCGCGGCACAGTTACCCTTGGGCGTCTTGCTCGACCGTTACGATACCCGTAACGTCGCCTCGCTGATCTTATTGATTGCGGCTGCCGGTGCTCTGGTGTTTGCCTTCGCGCAAACACCTTTCATGTTGTGGTTGGGGCGTGGACTGATCGGCTTGGGCGTATCGGCTTGTTTGATGGCGGCCTTCCGTGCTTATGTGGCTCTGTTACCCGCCGACCGTTTGCCGTTAGTGAATGGTTTGCAGTTAGCGTGCGGTGGTCTGGGTGCCATAACGGCGACTGCCCCGGTAGAAATCTTGCTGCCGTTGATAGGCTGGCGTGGTCTGTTCGTGGGCTTGGCCTGTGTTACCCTGCTGATTGCCGTGTTAGTGCGCTTGCGGGTGCCACGCATCATTCAGCATGATGGCCCGAAAGCCGCATTAGGTGATCAAATCCGCGGTAGCTTGTCGGTGTTTGCGAGCCCGATCTTTTTGCGTGTTGCTCCAGCCAGTGTGTTGAACCAAGCTATTTTCATTGCCATGCTGGGCTTATGGGCCGCAGTCTGGTTGCGCGAGGTGGAACAGCTGACGCCGAGCAATACGGCCGACATGTTGTTTTGGGCTGCCACAGGCATGGCGCTGGGCTATATGACGCTCGGTGGTCTGTCGTCCTGGCTGTTGAAGTACCGCATTGCCACCACTCAGGTGGCGATGTTTTGCATGACCATGTTCTTCGTGGCGATGCTGCTGTTGATCTTCCGCGCACCGGTATCCGACATTCCGCTGTGGTTCTTATTGGGCTATTTTGGTTCCTCTGGTTCCTTGATGTACGCCGCCTTAACACGGCAATTCCCTGTAGAGCTGGCGGGCCGAGTGAATACGGCGTTGAACTTGCTGCTGTTCGTTTGCGCGTTCTTGTTGCAGTGGTTAATGGGTGTGGTGGTCGGGCTATGGGAGCCTGATGCGACCGGCCAATACCCGGTGGTGGCGTATCAGGCGAGTTTTGCTGTGTGTGCCGTGGCACAGGGTTTGTCGCTGTTATGGTTTAAGTTTTGGCGGCGTAATCGCGTTTAA